A portion of the Rhodococcus pseudokoreensis genome contains these proteins:
- a CDS encoding alpha/beta fold hydrolase, whose product MASTSPARTTEFVRTATAVIEVVVEGSGPPVILLPSLGRESYDYDDVAGGLAQHGFRVCRPQPRGIGRSTGPLANITLHDLAADVGAVIEAQDNGPAVVVGHAYGHYVARMLAADRPDLVRGVVVAAAGARNYPAALTELAVKCADSSLPDAERIGYLKTGFFAPGNDPTEWLSGWYPEVSKRQLAAAAATPKDEWWAVAHQPILDLQSALDPFRPRETANELRDRFGELVTVTVVPNASHALMPEAPAQVVRALTDWIRTLDS is encoded by the coding sequence ATGGCCAGCACGTCACCGGCCCGGACCACGGAATTCGTGCGCACCGCGACGGCGGTGATCGAGGTCGTCGTCGAAGGAAGTGGGCCGCCGGTAATCCTGTTGCCGTCGCTCGGCCGGGAGTCGTACGACTACGACGATGTCGCGGGCGGATTGGCTCAGCACGGGTTCCGGGTCTGCCGGCCGCAGCCGCGTGGCATCGGCCGCAGCACCGGTCCGCTGGCGAACATCACGTTGCACGACCTGGCTGCCGACGTCGGGGCGGTGATCGAGGCGCAGGACAACGGCCCGGCGGTGGTGGTCGGTCACGCCTACGGGCATTACGTCGCTCGGATGCTGGCCGCCGACCGGCCCGACCTGGTGCGCGGCGTCGTCGTGGCTGCCGCAGGCGCCCGGAACTATCCGGCTGCGCTCACCGAATTGGCGGTGAAGTGCGCCGATTCCTCGCTGCCCGACGCGGAGCGGATCGGCTACCTGAAGACCGGGTTCTTCGCGCCGGGCAACGATCCGACGGAGTGGCTCAGCGGCTGGTATCCGGAGGTGTCGAAGCGTCAACTCGCCGCCGCGGCCGCCACCCCGAAGGACGAGTGGTGGGCGGTGGCGCATCAGCCGATCCTCGACCTGCAATCGGCTCTCGACCCGTTCCGTCCCCGCGAGACGGCGAACGAATTGCGGGACCGGTTCGGCGAATTGGTTACCGTGACCGTCGTCCCGAATGCCAGCCACGCACTGATGCCGGAAGCGCCCGCACAGGTTGTGCGGGCGCTCACCGACTGGATTCGGACCCTCGACAGCTGA
- the catA gene encoding catechol 1,2-dioxygenase has product MTTLESPTAVGSGNAATDKFRGARFTADTSPERLSAIATEALAGLSALIQKHAVTYPEYRVLKQWLIDVGEGGEWPLLLDVFVEHEIEEVNSRNFQGTKGSIEGPYYVPGAPELPARCTLPMREEDRAHTALVLRGQVTDLEGTGLGGATLELWHADDEGYYSQFAPHLPEWNLRGTVVTDAEGRYEITTIQPAPYKIPTDGPTGRFIESAGWHPWRPAHLHLRVTSPGKQPIITQLYFAGGDWIDDDVATATKPELLLDPRLDETGRKVVTYDFALDPAAD; this is encoded by the coding sequence ATGACCACGCTCGAAAGCCCCACCGCCGTCGGTTCCGGCAATGCCGCCACGGACAAGTTCAGGGGCGCCCGGTTCACCGCCGACACGTCCCCGGAGCGCCTGTCCGCCATCGCCACCGAGGCGCTCGCCGGATTGAGCGCGCTGATCCAGAAGCACGCCGTCACCTACCCGGAGTACCGCGTCCTCAAGCAGTGGCTCATCGACGTCGGCGAGGGCGGCGAATGGCCGCTGCTCCTCGACGTCTTCGTCGAGCACGAGATCGAAGAGGTGAACTCCCGGAACTTCCAGGGCACCAAGGGAAGCATCGAAGGTCCGTACTACGTCCCCGGAGCACCGGAACTCCCTGCGCGGTGCACACTTCCGATGCGCGAGGAGGATCGGGCGCACACCGCGCTCGTCCTCCGAGGCCAGGTGACCGATCTGGAGGGCACCGGGCTCGGCGGTGCCACCCTCGAGCTGTGGCATGCCGACGACGAAGGCTACTACTCGCAGTTCGCCCCGCACCTGCCCGAATGGAATCTGCGCGGGACCGTCGTCACCGACGCGGAGGGTCGGTACGAGATCACGACCATTCAGCCTGCGCCGTACAAGATTCCGACCGACGGTCCGACCGGCCGATTCATCGAGTCCGCGGGCTGGCATCCGTGGCGGCCGGCGCATCTGCATCTGCGGGTGACCTCGCCGGGCAAGCAGCCGATCATCACGCAGCTGTATTTCGCGGGTGGGGACTGGATCGACGACGACGTCGCCACCGCGACGAAACCCGAACTCCTCCTGGATCCGCGGCTGGACGAGACCGGGCGTAAGGTTGTCACCTACGACTTCGCGCTCGATCCCGCCGCGGACTGA
- a CDS encoding 4-hydroxyphenylacetate 3-hydroxylase family protein: MTTTEAPVDRSKVNPAADCDANRTANFASRPMTGDEYIESLRDDREIWLHGERVKDVTTHPAFRNPIRMTARLYDAMHTGEHVDALTTPTDTGNGGVTMPFFRASKTSDDLLKDRDAIATWARMTYGWMGRSPDYKASFLGTLHANKELYSPFQDNAERWYKESQEKVLYWNHAIINPPVDRQLPPDEVGDVFMKVEKETDAGLIVSGAKVVATGSAITNYNFIAHYGLPIKKKEFALICTVPMDAPGVKLICRTSYTQQAAVMGSPFDYPLSSRMDENDTIFVFDKVLVPWENVFMYGDVEKINAFFPQSGFLPRFTLQGCTRLAVKLDFIAGLLMKALDATGAGGFRGVQTRVGEVIGWRNLFWSLTESMVRDPEPWVGDTVIPKLEYGLTYRMFMQQGYPRIKEIIEQDVASGLIYLPSSSADFKSPDVRPYLDKYVRGSEGMPAVERVKIMKALWDSVGSEFGGRHELYERNYAGNHEGVKAELLMFAENRGDVASMKGLAEQCLAEYDLDGWTVPDLIGNDDVSYFGRS; this comes from the coding sequence ATGACCACCACCGAAGCTCCCGTCGACCGCAGCAAGGTCAACCCCGCCGCGGACTGCGATGCCAACCGCACCGCGAACTTCGCGTCGCGGCCGATGACCGGCGACGAGTACATCGAGTCGCTGCGCGACGACCGCGAGATCTGGCTGCACGGGGAACGGGTGAAGGACGTCACGACGCATCCGGCGTTCCGCAACCCGATCCGGATGACCGCCCGCCTCTACGACGCCATGCACACCGGCGAGCACGTCGACGCCCTGACGACACCCACCGACACCGGCAACGGTGGTGTGACGATGCCGTTCTTCCGGGCGTCCAAGACGTCGGACGACCTGCTGAAGGACCGCGACGCCATCGCCACCTGGGCGCGCATGACGTACGGCTGGATGGGCCGCTCCCCCGACTACAAGGCGTCGTTCCTCGGCACCCTGCACGCGAACAAAGAACTGTATTCGCCGTTCCAGGACAACGCGGAACGCTGGTACAAGGAATCGCAGGAGAAGGTTCTCTACTGGAACCACGCGATCATCAACCCGCCCGTCGACCGGCAACTGCCGCCGGACGAGGTCGGCGACGTGTTCATGAAGGTGGAGAAGGAAACCGACGCCGGCCTGATCGTCAGTGGCGCCAAGGTCGTCGCGACCGGTTCCGCCATCACCAACTACAACTTCATCGCCCACTACGGTCTGCCGATCAAGAAGAAGGAATTCGCCCTCATCTGCACGGTGCCGATGGACGCACCGGGCGTGAAGCTGATCTGCCGCACGTCCTACACCCAGCAGGCCGCGGTCATGGGCAGCCCGTTCGACTACCCGCTGTCGTCGCGGATGGACGAGAACGACACGATCTTCGTCTTCGACAAGGTGCTCGTGCCGTGGGAGAACGTCTTCATGTACGGCGACGTCGAGAAGATCAACGCCTTCTTCCCGCAGTCGGGGTTCCTGCCCCGCTTCACGCTGCAGGGCTGCACCCGGCTGGCCGTCAAGCTCGACTTCATCGCGGGCCTGCTGATGAAGGCACTGGACGCCACCGGGGCGGGCGGCTTCCGGGGTGTGCAGACCCGGGTCGGTGAGGTGATCGGCTGGCGAAACCTGTTCTGGTCGCTCACCGAATCCATGGTCCGCGACCCCGAGCCCTGGGTGGGTGACACCGTCATCCCGAAGCTCGAATACGGTCTCACGTACCGCATGTTCATGCAGCAGGGTTACCCGCGGATCAAGGAGATCATCGAGCAGGACGTCGCGTCCGGGCTGATCTACCTGCCGTCGTCGTCCGCCGACTTCAAGTCGCCCGACGTCCGCCCGTACCTCGACAAGTACGTCCGAGGCTCCGAGGGAATGCCCGCGGTCGAACGCGTGAAGATCATGAAGGCCCTGTGGGATTCGGTGGGCAGCGAGTTCGGTGGCCGCCACGAACTGTACGAGCGCAATTACGCCGGCAACCACGAGGGTGTGAAGGCGGAGCTGCTGATGTTCGCGGAGAACCGTGGCGACGTCGCCTCGATGAAGGGCCTCGCCGAGCAGTGCCTCGCCGAGTACGACCTCGACGGCTGGACGGTGCCCGACCTGATCGGCAACGACGACGTCTCCTACTTCGGCCGCAGCTAG
- a CDS encoding flavin reductase family protein, whose translation MDQRTLRNIFGQFASGVTVITCANADGEPHGATVTAFTAISIEPRLCQVTLTRKSKACSYLSDAPFAVNILAADQLDTAMHFAGKPQRTEPVWDQSGIAPALSGNAATLTCSPWASYDGGDHVIFIGEIVDASVDPVKDPLLFYRSTFHDLGAVSGTAAWNGCLDDPHSGWFDATASFTPVHLQLARAAS comes from the coding sequence ATGGATCAGCGCACTCTCCGTAACATTTTCGGCCAGTTCGCCAGTGGCGTCACCGTGATCACGTGCGCGAACGCCGACGGCGAGCCGCACGGGGCGACCGTCACCGCGTTCACCGCGATCTCGATCGAACCTCGGCTGTGCCAGGTGACGCTGACCCGGAAGTCGAAGGCGTGCAGCTACCTGAGCGATGCGCCGTTCGCGGTGAACATTCTGGCCGCCGATCAGCTCGACACCGCCATGCACTTCGCGGGCAAACCACAACGGACGGAGCCGGTGTGGGACCAGTCCGGCATCGCTCCCGCCCTGTCCGGCAACGCGGCCACGCTGACGTGTTCGCCCTGGGCGTCCTACGACGGCGGCGACCACGTCATCTTCATCGGCGAGATCGTCGATGCGTCCGTCGACCCGGTCAAGGACCCACTGCTGTTCTACCGGAGCACATTCCACGATCTCGGTGCCGTGTCGGGCACCGCGGCGTGGAACGGTTGCCTCGACGACCCGCACAGCGGATGGTTCGACGCCACCGCGTCGTTCACCCCGGTCCACCTGCAGCTCGCGCGCGCTGCGTCCTGA
- a CDS encoding AraC family transcriptional regulator encodes MRGQLEGPGFTDWDEVHEVVADAYFPHELRPLSRDNAARSSLESSDMGASRLARIGFGAAVAIESDHPGAYGINIPLTGRIVSVTGGTEVTSTPGLATICPPDTRTVITNWSSSCEIIGFKVDRDYLQREMDRVLARPGQLLPRQLDLRAGAGAEWLRLVRSVADQALHDSILLRSEMVSQQLCGALTTALVLTAMPDDDTGSSGIRPRIVKRVIDAIHEDPARPWTAGEMAELVGVSVRRMQQGFREYVGMTPMEFLVDVRLERVHADLTGSASCATVSEVATRWGIMHTGRFAAAYRRKYGVTPSESLRARGL; translated from the coding sequence ATGCGAGGACAGTTGGAAGGCCCCGGTTTCACCGACTGGGACGAGGTTCACGAGGTGGTCGCGGACGCGTACTTCCCCCACGAACTGCGTCCGCTGTCGCGTGACAACGCCGCGCGGTCGTCGCTGGAATCGTCCGACATGGGGGCGTCGCGGCTCGCCCGGATCGGATTCGGGGCAGCCGTGGCCATCGAGTCCGACCATCCCGGCGCGTACGGCATCAACATCCCCCTGACCGGTCGCATCGTGTCCGTCACCGGCGGCACGGAAGTGACGTCGACGCCCGGGCTGGCGACGATCTGTCCGCCCGACACCCGGACCGTGATCACCAATTGGAGCAGTTCCTGCGAGATCATCGGCTTCAAGGTGGACCGGGACTACCTCCAGCGGGAGATGGACCGTGTGCTCGCCAGGCCGGGTCAGCTGTTGCCGCGGCAACTCGACCTGCGTGCGGGCGCCGGAGCGGAGTGGCTCAGGCTCGTCCGTTCCGTCGCCGACCAGGCGTTGCACGACAGCATTCTCCTGCGCAGTGAGATGGTGTCGCAGCAATTGTGTGGCGCCTTGACCACCGCCCTCGTGCTCACCGCGATGCCGGACGACGACACGGGCTCGTCGGGAATCCGCCCGCGCATCGTCAAGCGGGTCATCGACGCGATCCACGAGGATCCGGCCCGCCCCTGGACCGCAGGTGAGATGGCCGAACTCGTCGGCGTGAGCGTCCGGCGCATGCAGCAGGGGTTCCGCGAATACGTGGGCATGACACCGATGGAGTTCCTCGTCGACGTGCGCCTCGAACGTGTGCACGCCGACCTGACCGGAAGTGCCTCCTGTGCAACCGTTTCGGAAGTCGCCACCCGCTGGGGAATCATGCACACCGGCAGATTCGCCGCCGCCTACCGTCGAAAGTACGGTGTGACGCCGTCCGAGTCGCTGCGAGCCCGCGGCCTCTGA